One genomic segment of Helianthus annuus cultivar XRQ/B chromosome 14, HanXRQr2.0-SUNRISE, whole genome shotgun sequence includes these proteins:
- the LOC110906000 gene encoding binding partner of ACD11 1-like codes for MAFYIVTFGCIIISLVDLTLKQTNTNGKYEVAQQAEEVVSTMLAKGSVLGKDALQKAKSFDEKHQLTSNASATAVSIDQKMGLTQKLSTGTTVVYEKMKEVDERYQVSEATKSVVAKAEQKASDAG; via the coding sequence ATGGCCTTCTATATTGTTACTTTTGGATGTATAATAATTTCATTAGTGGATTTGACTCTGAAGCAGACAAATACAAATGGGAAATATGAAGTTGCGCAACAGGCAGAAGAAGTGGTAAGCACGATGCTTGCAAAGGGTTCCGTTCTGGGAAAAGACGCGCTGCAAAAGGCGAAGTCATTTGACGAGAAACACCAGTTGACATCGAACGCGTCTGCGACCGCTGTTTCCATTGACCAAAAGATGGGTTTGACTCAGAAGTTAAGTACGGGGACAACTGTCGTTTATGAAAAGATGAAAGAAGTGGACGAACGTTACCAAGTATCCGAAGCAACAAAATCCGTCGTTGCTAAAGCTGAGCAGAAGGCGAGCGATGCTGGTTGA